The Scyliorhinus torazame isolate Kashiwa2021f chromosome 10, sScyTor2.1, whole genome shotgun sequence genome contains a region encoding:
- the LOC140430649 gene encoding uncharacterized protein, protein MHPQQPHYFKQRPGSCRCDPGNITSALVPASTPAPARRNHLPSTRADFSHRITGPSSRSRRLRKRGKWSGLQVRLKQRGFKTPLPSILLANVQAIENKLDELNARLTSQREVRDRCVLCFRDMAHPASPDCAIQPESFSIHRVGLTVSSSKAKCGGVCLLINTSWCLDAATPTTYCSPDLEYLAVKCRPYYLPREFTLAIITVVYIPPQGEVKAAVEELYTVTNNYETEHPEALFIVAGDFNKANLKSALSNIHQHISSPTRGDNTLDHCYPKIKGAYRSIPRPHFRKSDHKTVLLLLADNRNSSRRIQLRRLCTADPRKQKSSYVTS, encoded by the coding sequence ATGCACCCCCAGCAACCCCACTACTTCAAACAGCGCCCAGGATCCTGCAGATGTGACCCTGGAAacataaccagcgccctggtccccgctagCACTCCGGCCCCTGCCAGGCGCaatcacctaccttccacaagggctgacttctcccatcggatcacgggaccatccagccgcagccgccgactgaggaagcgagggaaatggaGCGgcctgcaggtgagactgaagcaacgcggtttcaagactcctctccccagcatactcctggcaaacgtacaagcgatcgaaaacaagctggatgaacttaacgctagacttacttctcagagggaagtaagagaccgctgtgtgctctgtttcagagacatggctcaccccgcctcaccggattgtgccatacaacctgaaagcttctcaattcatcgggtGGGCCTCACCGTGTCATCAAGCAAAGCGAAGTGTgggggggtttgcctcctcatcaacacctcctggtgcttggatgcggCGACCCcgacgacctactgctccccggacctggaatacctggccgtgaagtgccgcccatactatcttccacgtgagttcactttggccattatcacagtggtctacatcccacctcaGGGAGAGGTGAAGGCGGCGGTGGAGGAACTGTACACAGTtacaaacaactacgaaacagaacacccggaggccttgttcatcgtggccggggacttcaacaaggccaacctcaagagtgcactgtcaaacatccaccagcacatctcctctcccaccaggggcgacaacactcttgaccactgctacccaaaaatcaagggcgcctaccgttccatcccccgaccgcacttcagaaaatcagaccataagacggtgctccttctcctggcagacaaccgaaactcaagcaggagaatccaaCTAAGAAGATTATGCACTGCtgatccgaggaaacagaagagctcctacgtgacttcttag